The Amblyraja radiata isolate CabotCenter1 unplaced genomic scaffold, sAmbRad1.1.pri S118, whole genome shotgun sequence genome includes a region encoding these proteins:
- the LOC116969184 gene encoding zinc finger protein 418-like codes for MEDHMTGHNKEKRYECDVCGKAWQSPSMLEAHRRVHTGERPFNCSECGKNFTRYSSLLRHNRVHSGESPYTCIDCGKSFSQSSILLAHQCTHTGEHPYTCAQCGKGFTNTTKLLRHQHTHTGERPYTCVQCGKGFTRSDSLLEHQRTHTGERPYTCVQCGKGFTRSDSLLEHQRTHTGEHPYTCTQCGKGFTNTTKLLEHQRTHTSERPYTCAQCGKGFTYSHNLLEHQRTHTGERPYTCGQCGKSFTHSSSLLVHKRTHTGERPYTCTQCGKSFTHSGSLLVHQGTHTGERPYTCAQCGKGFTLSSSLLKHQRTHTGERPYTCVQCGKGFTRSSSLLEHQRTHTGERPYTCVLCGRGFTRSSSLLEHQRTHTGERPYTCAQCGKGFTRSSKLLSHQRVHAGDQL; via the exons atggaggaccacatgacggggcacaacaaggagaagcgttatgagtgcgacgtctgTGGCAAGGCATGGCAGAGCCCGAGCATGCtggaggcccaccggcgggtacacacaggagaacgccccttcaactgctcggagtgcggcaagaactTCACCCGCTACAGCAGCCTGCTGcggcacaaccgcgtgcactcaGGCGAGAGTCCATACACCTGCATTGACTGTGGCAAGAGCTTCTCCCAATCCAGCATCCTGCTGGCGCACCagtgcacccacaccggcgagcacccctacacctgcgcccagtgcggcaagggtttcaccaACACCACCAAGCTGCTgaggcaccagcacacccacaccggcgagcgcccctacacctgtgtccagtgcggcaagggcttcaccagatctgacagcctgctggagcaccagcgcacgcacaccggtgagcgcccctacacctgtgtccagtgcggcaagggcttcaccagatccgacagcctgctggagcaccagcgcacccacaccggcgagcatccctacacctgcacccagtgcggaaagggcttcaccaacaccaccaagctgctggagcaccagcgcacccacaccagcgagcgcccctacacctgtgcccagtgcggcaagggcttcacctactcccacaacctgctggagcaccagcgcacccacaccggcgagcgtccctacacctgcggccagtgtggcaagagcttcacccactccagcagcctgctggtgcataagcgcacccacaccggcgagcgcccctatacCTGCACCCAGTGTGGCAAGAGTTTCACCCACTCTGGCAGCCTGCTGGTGCATCAAggtacccacactggcgagcgcccatatacctgcgcccagtgtggaaaGGGCTTCACcctctccagcagcctgctgaa gcaccagcgcacccacacaggcgagcgcccctatacctgtgtccagtgcggcaagggcttcaccagatcCAGCAGCctcctggagcaccagcgcacccacaccg gcgagcgcccctacacctgtgtccTGTGCGGCAGGGGCTTCACCAGATCCAGTAGCctcctggagcaccagcgcacccacaccggcgaacggccatacacctgtgcccagtgcggcaagggcttcacccgctcctccaagctgctgtcccaccagcgggtgcacgccggcgaccagCTCtaa